A stretch of the Nematostella vectensis chromosome 1, jaNemVect1.1, whole genome shotgun sequence genome encodes the following:
- the LOC116602959 gene encoding RWD domain-containing protein 3 codes for MELILEEIEALQAIFCKEGEFTLNFVSDDSACFSIKFPILASGKSTDELEMSVTLTDDSYPSSFPNISLSCSALTRKRLDNLRKTLQEFLMTLPNDEGKLLEIANWLQERSAEITSGNSTSNENFPKKSSNDELLIVKLDHMRSRSRYLRTLNSWAQELDLLIAVFLVHKFIFLVVQGQEHNLKEYLKRHKTCLVDVDSSGKPCKEKMMNVIFQTSWKAEYNSTGLDVYECSTYSHLQKSFSELGLSELYDEHIKVLLQEKID; via the exons ATGGAGTTGATTTTAGAAGAAATCGAAGCCCTCCAAGCTATATTTTGCAAAGAAGGAGAATTCACCTTGAATTTTGTTTCTGATGACAGTGCTTGTTTCAGTATAAAATTTCCAATCTTGGCATCAGGAAAATCTACTGATGAACTTGAAATGTCAGTGACTCTCACAGATGATAGTTATCCATCTTCTTTTCCAAATATTTCACTGTCATGTTCGGCGCTTACAAGAAAGAGGTTGGATAATTTGAGAAAAACACTTCAAGAATTTCTCATGACCTTACCAAATGATGAAGGCAAACTACTTGAAATCGCAAATTGGCTCCAGGAAAGATCTGCTGAGATTACATCGGGGAACAGTACATCAAATGAAAATTTCCCAAAGAAAAGCTCAAATGATGAGCTCCTTATTGTGAAACTGGATCACATGAGAAGTCGATCTCGCTATCTGAGAACTTTAAATAGTTGGGCCCAGGAACTGGATCTATTGATTGCTGTCTTTTTAGTTCATAagtttatttttctagttGTTCAGGGCCAAGAACACAATCTTAAAGAGTATCTAAAAAGGCACAAAACTTGCCTAGTGGATGTTGATTCCAGTGGAAAGCCATGCAAAGAGAAAATGATGAATGTTATTTTTCAGACTTCTTGGAAAGCAGAGTACAA TTCAACAGGATTGGATGTTTATGAATGCTCCACATACAGTCATTTGCAAAAATCATTTTCTGAACTTGGTCTGTCTGAGTTGTATGATGAACACATTAAAGTGTTATTGCAAGAAAAGATTGACTGA